In a genomic window of Equus asinus isolate D_3611 breed Donkey chromosome 11, EquAss-T2T_v2, whole genome shotgun sequence:
- the POMP gene encoding proteasome maturation protein produces the protein MNARGLGSQLKDSIPVTELSASGPFESHDLLRKGFSCVKNELLPSHPLELSEKNFQLNQDKMNFSTLRNIQGLFAPLKLQMEFKAVQQVQRLPFLPSSNLSLDILRGNDETVGFEDILNDPAQSELMGEPHLMVEYKLGLL, from the exons ATG AATGCCAGAGGACTTGGCTCTCAGCTAAAGGACAGTATTCCAGTGACTGAACTTTCAGCAAGTGGACCTTTTGAAAGTCATGATCTTCTTCGAAAAGG tttttcttgtgTGAAAAATGAACTTTTGCCGAGTCATCCTCTtgaattatcagaaaaaaat TTCCAGCTCAACCaagataaaatgaatttttccACGCTGAGAAACATCCAGGGTCTATTTGCTCCACTAAAATTGCAAATGGAATTCAAGGCCGTACAGCAG GTTCAGCGTCTACCGTTTCTTCCAAGCTCAAATCTTTCACTGGATATTTTGAGGGGTAATGATGAGACTGTTGGATTTGAAGATATTCTTAATG accCGGCACAGAGTGAACTAATGGGAGAACCACACTTGATGGTGGAATATAAACTCGGTTTACTGTAA